A single window of Neisseria chenwenguii DNA harbors:
- a CDS encoding S-methyl-5'-thioinosine phosphorylase, with the protein MFAIIGGSGFAKLPELNITDRRIVRTPYGLTSSPLLFGRLGSLDIVFLARHGFGHTIAPHEINYRANIWALDSVGVTDITAVSAVTAANGSFENGALVMPHDLIDYTSSRSSTYFEGPESPVVHTDFTEPYSAVLRATLLEHAGSHNVPVYSQAVYGCLQGPRWPTRAEIRRYRNDGADVLGMTGMPEAFLARELGLNYAHFCAIVGTNCLSTGVQNNECTLELKQSLEKIRLLLAGL; encoded by the coding sequence ATGTTTGCTATCATCGGCGGCAGCGGCTTTGCCAAACTGCCCGAACTGAACATTACCGACCGCCGCATCGTGCGCACGCCCTACGGCCTGACCAGCAGCCCGCTGCTCTTCGGCAGACTGGGCAGCCTCGACATCGTGTTCCTCGCCCGCCACGGCTTCGGCCACACCATCGCGCCCCACGAAATCAACTACCGCGCCAACATTTGGGCGCTGGATTCCGTCGGCGTCACAGACATTACCGCCGTTTCCGCCGTCACCGCCGCCAACGGCAGCTTTGAAAACGGCGCACTCGTCATGCCACACGACCTCATCGACTACACCAGCAGCCGCAGTTCCACCTATTTTGAAGGGCCCGAAAGCCCCGTCGTCCACACCGATTTCACCGAACCCTACTCCGCCGTCCTGCGCGCCACCCTGCTCGAACACGCCGGTAGCCACAACGTACCCGTTTACAGCCAGGCCGTTTACGGCTGCCTGCAAGGTCCGCGCTGGCCGACCCGCGCCGAAATCCGCCGCTACCGCAACGACGGCGCCGACGTTTTGGGCATGACCGGAATGCCCGAAGCCTTCCTCGCCCGTGAGCTGGGTTTAAATTACGCCCACTTCTGTGCCATCGTCGGCACCAACTGCTTGAGCACGGGCGTTCAAAACAACGAATGCACATTAGAGCTGAAACAATCGCTTGAGAAAATCAGATTGCTGCTGGCAGGGCTGTGA
- a CDS encoding AI-2E family transporter, whose protein sequence is MYQKKTRGAKPWIIMACVAAAFLWLLYALGNTLTPFVVAAVLAYVLNPLVEALQRKRIKRGAASMMVMVFALALLLALLLIIVPMLVSQFNNFIERLPQIVNFVQNRLLPWLDGMAGSYIRLDSASIVAWLQSHTGELSNTLKTALPTIMRQSSGVLAGVSNLLLLPFLLYYFLLDWKRWSKGISSLVPRRFIDAYTRISGNMDKVLGEFLRGQLMVMLIMGLVYGIGLALVGLDSGFAIGMIAGILVFVPYLGAFTGLLLATVAALLQFSSWQGLLMVWAVFAVGQFLESFIITPKIVGDRIGLSPFWVIFSLMAFGQLMGFAGMLAGLPLAAVTLVLLREGAAAYFGSRFYRHK, encoded by the coding sequence ATGTATCAGAAAAAAACGCGCGGCGCGAAGCCGTGGATCATTATGGCCTGCGTTGCCGCGGCCTTTTTGTGGCTGCTTTATGCGCTGGGCAACACACTGACACCGTTTGTGGTAGCGGCGGTGTTGGCTTATGTGCTGAACCCGCTGGTCGAAGCGCTCCAACGCAAACGCATCAAGCGCGGCGCAGCTTCGATGATGGTGATGGTGTTTGCGCTGGCGCTGCTGCTGGCGCTGCTGCTGATTATCGTGCCGATGCTGGTGAGCCAGTTTAATAATTTCATCGAACGCCTGCCACAGATTGTGAATTTCGTGCAAAACAGACTGCTGCCGTGGCTCGACGGCATGGCGGGCAGCTACATCCGACTGGATTCCGCCTCGATTGTCGCCTGGCTGCAATCGCACACGGGCGAATTGAGCAACACGCTGAAAACCGCGCTGCCTACGATTATGCGCCAAAGCAGCGGCGTGTTGGCGGGAGTGAGCAACCTCTTACTGCTGCCGTTTCTGCTGTATTACTTTTTATTGGATTGGAAACGCTGGAGCAAAGGCATCAGCTCGCTTGTGCCGCGCCGCTTTATTGACGCCTACACCCGCATCAGCGGCAATATGGACAAAGTTTTGGGCGAATTTCTGCGCGGGCAGCTCATGGTCATGCTGATTATGGGCTTGGTGTACGGCATCGGGCTGGCGCTGGTCGGGCTGGATTCGGGCTTCGCCATCGGCATGATTGCGGGGATTTTGGTGTTTGTTCCGTATCTGGGCGCGTTTACCGGCCTGCTGCTGGCGACTGTGGCCGCACTGCTGCAATTCAGTTCGTGGCAGGGTTTGTTGATGGTTTGGGCGGTGTTTGCCGTCGGCCAGTTTTTGGAAAGTTTCATCATCACGCCGAAAATCGTCGGCGACCGCATCGGCCTGTCGCCTTTCTGGGTGATTTTTTCACTGATGGCGTTCGGCCAGCTGATGGGGTTCGCCGGTATGCTCGCCGGCCTGCCGCTGGCGGCGGTGACGCTGGTTTTGCTGCGCGAGGGTGCGGCGGCCTATTTCGGCAGCCGTTTTTACCGGCATAAATAA